A genomic stretch from Achromobacter spanius includes:
- a CDS encoding ABC transporter ATP-binding protein produces MIKIPNADALTPALQAENIVKFYDEGPARIDVLSDVSLTVARGEMVAIVGASGSGKSTLLHILGLLDVPNSGSVSVDGKLAVGLSEAKKSAVRNSSLGFVYQFHHLLPEFSALDNVAMPLIVRRENRDKAREAAREVLALVGLAAREDHFPGQLSGGERQRVALARALVTRPVCVLADEPTGNLDRNTAHKMFELLTRVNQESGTAFAIVTHDPELAARADRQLLMESGRLVSG; encoded by the coding sequence ATGATTAAGATTCCCAACGCAGACGCCTTGACCCCCGCGTTGCAAGCCGAAAACATCGTCAAGTTCTATGACGAAGGCCCCGCCCGCATCGACGTGCTGAGCGATGTCAGCCTGACGGTGGCGCGCGGCGAGATGGTCGCCATCGTGGGCGCGTCGGGCTCGGGCAAAAGCACCTTGCTGCACATTTTGGGCTTGCTGGACGTGCCCAACAGCGGCTCGGTGTCGGTGGACGGCAAATTGGCCGTGGGCTTGTCGGAAGCGAAAAAAAGCGCGGTGCGCAACAGCAGCCTGGGCTTTGTGTACCAGTTTCACCATCTGCTGCCGGAATTTTCGGCGCTGGATAACGTGGCGATGCCGCTGATCGTGCGTCGCGAAAACCGCGACAAGGCCCGCGAGGCCGCGCGCGAGGTGCTGGCGCTGGTGGGCCTGGCCGCGCGCGAAGATCACTTCCCGGGCCAATTGTCGGGTGGCGAGCGTCAGCGGGTCGCCTTGGCGCGCGCGCTGGTGACGCGCCCGGTGTGCGTGCTGGCCGATGAACCCACCGGCAACCTGGACCGCAACACGGCGCACAAGATGTTCGAGCTGCTGACGCGTGTGAACCAGGAATCGGGCACGGCGTTTGCCATCGTCACGCACGACCCCGAACTGGCCGCCCGCGCCGACCGCCAATTGTTGATGGAAAGCGGCAGGCTGGTGTCGGGGTAA
- a CDS encoding HAMP domain-containing sensor histidine kinase: protein MPWLLPTRSLFWRAFLTFWSAMAIILVCGMLFTAAVAWYRINSLDGLNPASLTHDAEQVARIHGEGGLQRWVEAMDQRYSALKIYILDANDAEILGRTLPARMHDWLSAYRAASDRPTQAELLAPEASGQRVSWWQPQLLVLPDGSERLMLFLPFDSSHWEVLGLSPVALALLLFALAVTAPFCWALTRHVTAPLTQLRHTTHALAAGDLDAHTPAQLAGRKDELGLLARDFNAMADRLKAVVDTREQLLHNIAHELRSPLARLRLASELARRKDERQDVQLDRIERECERLDALVGSTLRLARLGALPEPRDVLDLTDIVSAVVDDARFEAGEQQVRIVWDPPAPVPIIGDRDSLSSAIENVMRNALRFAPAHSAIRVRLLDSAEAVCVEIEDRGPGVAQEDLESLFEPFFRAASGANTPGSGAGLGLSIAQAAVAAHKGRIRARNVSPQGLSVRIELPREARPPLPTGRPACIRT from the coding sequence ATGCCCTGGTTGTTGCCCACGCGGTCGCTGTTCTGGCGCGCGTTCCTGACGTTCTGGTCCGCCATGGCCATCATCCTGGTGTGCGGCATGCTGTTCACGGCGGCCGTCGCCTGGTATCGCATCAATTCGCTGGACGGCCTGAACCCCGCCAGCCTGACGCACGACGCGGAACAGGTGGCGCGCATTCATGGCGAAGGCGGCCTGCAACGCTGGGTTGAAGCGATGGACCAGCGCTATTCCGCGCTGAAGATCTACATCCTGGACGCGAACGACGCCGAAATCCTGGGCCGCACACTGCCCGCCCGCATGCACGATTGGCTCAGCGCCTATCGCGCCGCGTCGGACCGGCCTACGCAGGCTGAACTGCTTGCGCCCGAGGCCTCGGGTCAGCGCGTGTCCTGGTGGCAACCCCAGCTTCTGGTGCTGCCCGATGGCTCCGAACGGCTGATGCTGTTCCTGCCCTTCGATTCCTCGCATTGGGAAGTGCTGGGGTTGTCACCCGTGGCGCTGGCCTTGCTGCTGTTCGCGCTGGCGGTCACGGCGCCTTTCTGCTGGGCGCTGACGCGCCACGTCACCGCGCCCTTGACGCAGTTGCGCCACACCACACACGCCTTGGCGGCGGGTGACCTGGACGCCCATACGCCAGCCCAACTAGCCGGGCGCAAAGACGAACTTGGCCTGCTGGCGCGCGACTTCAACGCCATGGCGGACCGCTTGAAAGCGGTGGTGGATACGCGCGAACAATTGCTGCACAACATCGCGCACGAACTGCGTTCGCCGCTGGCTCGCCTGCGTCTTGCCAGCGAACTGGCACGCCGCAAGGACGAACGCCAGGACGTACAACTGGATCGCATCGAGCGCGAATGCGAGCGGCTGGACGCGCTGGTTGGCAGCACCTTGCGGCTGGCCCGCTTGGGCGCCCTGCCCGAACCGCGCGACGTGCTGGACCTGACCGACATCGTCAGCGCGGTGGTGGACGACGCCCGCTTTGAAGCCGGCGAACAGCAAGTGCGCATCGTGTGGGATCCGCCAGCGCCAGTGCCCATCATCGGCGACCGCGACAGCCTGTCCAGCGCCATCGAAAACGTCATGCGCAACGCGCTGCGCTTCGCGCCCGCCCACAGCGCCATCCGAGTGCGGCTGCTGGATAGCGCCGAGGCCGTTTGCGTAGAAATCGAAGACCGGGGTCCCGGCGTCGCACAGGAAGACCTGGAATCCCTGTTCGAGCCTTTTTTCCGCGCCGCCTCGGGCGCGAACACGCCCGGTTCCGGCGCGGGCCTGGGCCTGTCCATCGCCCAGGCCGCGGTGGCCGCGCACAAGGGCCGCATCCGGGCGCGCAACGTCTCGCCGCAAGGCTTGAGCGTGCGCATTGAGCTGCCCCGCGAGGCGCGGCCGCCCTTGCCCACCGGGCGGCCCGCCTGCATCAGAACGTGA
- a CDS encoding lipoprotein-releasing ABC transporter permease subunit, which translates to MARIRQRRGRRDRFISFIAASSMAGIALGVAALIVVLSVMNGFQKEVRDRMLSVLPHIELYIPGALPERVLEQWQQFATAAEKNPEVKAGAPFVAAQGMLVRGQALRGVQVRGIDPATEGNVSDLPRQMVTGKLTDLKAGGFGVVLGNELADGLGVKVGDTLLMMAPQGSISPAGFAPRMRQFTVVGVFSSGHYEYDSSLAFVDNQDAARVFRESGTAGVRLRIADMQKAPEVANELKKVLPPYVMASDWSRNNRTWFAAVQTEKRMMFLILALIVAVAAFNLLSSLVMAVKDKQSDIAILRTLGAGPGEVARIFLVQGAMIGVIGTLLGVAGGIVIAYNVDVIVPFIERLLGVHFLPREVYFISALPSDPQMGDIVTIGLTSLVLSLLATLYPSWRASRLQPAQVLRHD; encoded by the coding sequence ATGGCCCGAATCCGCCAGCGACGCGGGCGCCGCGATCGCTTCATCTCCTTCATCGCCGCCAGCTCCATGGCGGGCATCGCGCTGGGCGTTGCTGCCCTGATCGTGGTGCTGTCCGTGATGAACGGCTTTCAAAAAGAAGTGCGCGACCGCATGTTGTCGGTGCTGCCGCACATCGAACTCTACATTCCCGGCGCGTTGCCCGAACGGGTGCTTGAGCAGTGGCAGCAGTTTGCCACCGCGGCCGAGAAGAACCCCGAGGTCAAGGCCGGCGCGCCCTTCGTGGCGGCGCAAGGCATGCTGGTACGCGGCCAGGCGCTGCGGGGCGTGCAGGTGCGGGGCATCGACCCCGCCACCGAAGGCAACGTGTCGGACCTGCCGCGCCAGATGGTGACGGGCAAGCTGACCGACCTGAAAGCCGGCGGCTTCGGCGTGGTGCTGGGCAACGAACTGGCCGATGGCCTGGGCGTGAAAGTGGGCGACACGCTGCTGATGATGGCGCCGCAGGGCTCGATCAGCCCGGCCGGCTTCGCGCCGCGCATGCGCCAGTTCACCGTGGTGGGCGTGTTCTCGTCGGGCCACTATGAATATGATTCGTCGCTGGCGTTCGTGGACAACCAGGACGCCGCGCGCGTGTTCCGCGAAAGCGGCACGGCGGGCGTGCGGCTGCGCATTGCCGACATGCAGAAAGCGCCCGAAGTCGCCAACGAACTGAAGAAGGTCTTGCCGCCCTACGTGATGGCCAGCGACTGGTCGCGCAACAACCGCACCTGGTTCGCCGCCGTGCAGACCGAAAAGCGCATGATGTTCCTGATTTTGGCCTTGATCGTCGCCGTGGCGGCGTTCAATTTGCTGTCGTCCTTGGTGATGGCCGTGAAGGACAAGCAGTCGGACATCGCCATCCTGCGCACGCTGGGCGCCGGGCCGGGCGAAGTGGCCCGCATCTTCCTGGTGCAGGGCGCCATGATCGGCGTGATCGGCACCTTGCTGGGCGTGGCGGGCGGTATTGTCATTGCCTACAACGTGGACGTGATCGTGCCGTTCATCGAACGCCTGCTGGGCGTGCATTTCTTGCCGCGCGAAGTCTATTTCATCAGTGCGTTGCCGTCGGACCCGCAAATGGGCGACATCGTCACCATCGGCCTGACGTCCTTGGTGCTGTCGCTGCTGGCCACGCTGTATCCCAGTTGGCGCGCTTCGCGCCTGCAACCGGCACAGGTGCTGCGCCATGATTAA
- a CDS encoding TatD family hydrolase encodes MLIDTHCHLDAAEFDADRQQVADHACEAGVRSIVIPAIERANFSVVQRLAGQIAGGAYALGIHPLYVQRAQDSDLDVLRDTIKQCLGDPRFVAIGEIGLDFFVPEISSGEARERQERFYAAQLAMAVEFKLPVLLHVRRSQDILLKYLRRHGPIGGIAHAFNGSAQQAQAFIDHGFALGMGGAMTYERALQIRRHAVDVDLAHLVLETDAPDIPPAWLHPPQRRNRPGELLRIAAVLAELRGITPAQVAHATTANAMRVLPRLPAAILTDDD; translated from the coding sequence ATGCTGATCGACACCCACTGCCATCTGGACGCCGCGGAATTCGACGCCGACCGCCAGCAGGTGGCCGACCACGCTTGCGAAGCCGGCGTCCGGTCCATCGTCATCCCCGCCATCGAACGCGCCAACTTTTCAGTGGTGCAACGGCTGGCCGGGCAGATCGCCGGCGGCGCCTATGCGCTGGGCATCCATCCGCTTTACGTGCAGCGCGCGCAGGATTCCGACCTGGACGTGCTGCGCGACACCATCAAACAGTGCCTGGGCGACCCCCGCTTTGTTGCCATCGGCGAAATCGGCCTGGACTTCTTTGTGCCCGAGATTTCCTCCGGTGAAGCCCGCGAGCGCCAGGAACGGTTCTATGCCGCGCAACTGGCGATGGCCGTGGAATTCAAGCTGCCGGTGCTGCTGCATGTGCGCCGGTCGCAAGACATCTTGCTGAAATACCTGCGCCGCCATGGCCCCATTGGCGGCATCGCGCACGCCTTCAACGGCAGCGCACAGCAAGCCCAGGCGTTCATCGATCACGGGTTCGCCCTGGGCATGGGGGGCGCCATGACGTATGAACGCGCCCTGCAGATTCGCCGCCATGCGGTGGATGTGGATCTGGCGCATCTGGTGCTGGAAACCGATGCGCCGGATATTCCGCCTGCCTGGCTGCACCCGCCCCAGCGCCGCAACCGGCCGGGGGAATTGCTGCGTATCGCCGCCGTTCTGGCTGAGCTGCGTGGCATCACGCCCGCGCAGGTGGCGCACGCCACCACGGCCAATGCGATGCGGGTATTGCCGCGCCTGCCGGCCGCAATTCTGACTGATGACGACTGA
- a CDS encoding siderophore ABC transporter substrate-binding protein: MTMLEKKGCARRWLLQAGAALALSAAVGVCAAQGTVPVKHARGETNVPANPTKTIVMDMAVLDTMHALGVEVAGVPTVAKLPPQLAQYADDRYLKVGSLFEPNYEVIHAAQPQVIFVAGRSAPKYDELSKLAPTVDLTVNPRDLVGSVTRNTETLAAIYGKEAQAKQQLDALRASISALQSQAATAGTALIVLTTGGKMSAYGPGSRFGVIHDAFGIKPASKDLNVSNHGQAVSFEFIAEMDPDWLFVIDRDAAIGREGVSAQRMLDNELMRPTKAWKNKHVVYLNGFNWYLLGSAGLTAMQQNVDDIAAALAAGK, translated from the coding sequence ATGACGATGCTGGAAAAAAAGGGCTGTGCCCGCCGTTGGTTGCTTCAGGCGGGCGCCGCGTTGGCGCTGAGCGCGGCGGTTGGCGTGTGCGCGGCGCAGGGCACCGTGCCCGTCAAACATGCGCGCGGCGAGACCAATGTGCCGGCCAATCCAACCAAGACCATCGTCATGGACATGGCGGTGCTGGATACGATGCATGCGCTGGGCGTGGAAGTGGCGGGCGTGCCCACCGTCGCCAAGCTGCCGCCGCAATTGGCGCAGTACGCCGACGATCGCTACCTGAAAGTCGGTTCGCTGTTTGAGCCCAACTACGAGGTGATCCATGCCGCGCAGCCGCAGGTGATATTCGTGGCCGGCCGGTCGGCGCCTAAATACGATGAACTGTCCAAGCTGGCGCCCACCGTTGACCTGACCGTCAACCCGCGCGACCTGGTGGGCAGCGTGACGCGCAACACCGAAACCCTGGCCGCCATCTACGGCAAAGAGGCGCAGGCCAAGCAGCAGTTGGATGCCTTGCGCGCGTCCATCTCCGCGCTGCAAAGCCAGGCCGCCACGGCCGGCACGGCGCTGATCGTGCTGACCACCGGCGGCAAGATGAGCGCCTATGGCCCGGGCTCGCGCTTTGGCGTCATCCACGATGCGTTTGGCATCAAGCCGGCCTCCAAGGATTTGAACGTGTCGAACCACGGCCAGGCCGTCTCGTTTGAGTTCATTGCCGAGATGGACCCGGACTGGCTCTTTGTGATTGACCGCGATGCCGCGATCGGCCGTGAAGGCGTGTCGGCGCAGCGCATGCTGGACAACGAGCTGATGCGTCCCACCAAGGCGTGGAAGAACAAGCACGTGGTGTATCTGAATGGCTTCAACTGGTATTTGCTGGGCAGCGCCGGCTTGACGGCGATGCAGCAGAACGTGGACGACATCGCGGCGGCGTTGGCGGCGGGCAAGTAA
- a CDS encoding TonB-dependent receptor domain-containing protein, translated as MTIAMTGAAHAQAPNRAMEDTMGVAQLDTVVVTAAGFEQEIKNAPASISVITREQLETKPFHNLADAVADVEGVTVERGGKAGGMNISIRGLPSDYTLVLVDGKRLNQNSSGSRPNGFGDVDTNFIPPMAAIERIEVVRGPMSTLYGSDAMGGVINIITRKTSQEWIGQITLDGTAQGDNTYGNNYGAAFYLSGPIKTDKLGLTLRGGHYRRLSAHGSYPANQAEADSGNYTGNIAAFTGLGDSTQQNVGVRLALTPNRNHDVLFDVDSNWQTYDNGNEELGTLNSSIAPKRQGGGYEPELKFNRQRYALTHLGRYSGSVSSDTSIVYDTTDTIGRTNPMNWPRRPADGDNRDLEYDNWVFDTKWTTPLYNERHNLTVGGQWREQHFKDTLVSAPLDQRQYQWALFAEDEWRIVDDLALTAGARYDRNEQFGGKWSPRGYLVWNATPMWTVKGGVSKGYKTPDINLMTDGIIGLGAQGTKPLLGNSQLKPESSTASELGLLFDDGEGLSGNLTAFHTKFKDKIDSQSVPNCLAVGGPAAGCLDLGVWERNGIPVADFSQRVNVDTATIQGFELGGRVPLGGGVSFNGNYTLTASEVTSGDKEGQPLGSQPRHALNLGLNWRINDQFNVWARGEYRAKQFNNMNWEKEQVFYDPYWLASTGGSYTVNKNVTLSASVFNLFDKNFVNYGPTKVGTTTPAANANWTNSYRQVLEGRRLWVSANITF; from the coding sequence ATGACCATCGCCATGACCGGCGCGGCCCACGCCCAGGCGCCCAACCGCGCCATGGAAGACACCATGGGCGTTGCGCAACTGGATACGGTGGTGGTCACCGCTGCCGGCTTCGAACAGGAAATCAAGAACGCGCCCGCTTCCATTTCCGTCATCACGCGTGAACAGCTTGAAACCAAGCCGTTCCACAACCTGGCCGATGCGGTCGCCGACGTGGAAGGCGTGACGGTTGAGCGGGGCGGCAAGGCGGGCGGCATGAACATCAGCATTCGCGGCCTGCCCAGTGACTACACGTTGGTGCTGGTTGACGGCAAGCGGCTGAACCAGAACAGTTCGGGCTCGCGGCCCAACGGCTTTGGCGACGTAGACACCAACTTCATCCCGCCCATGGCCGCCATCGAACGCATTGAAGTCGTACGCGGCCCGATGTCCACGCTGTACGGCTCGGACGCCATGGGCGGCGTGATCAACATCATCACCCGCAAGACCAGCCAGGAATGGATCGGCCAGATCACGCTGGACGGCACCGCGCAAGGTGACAACACCTACGGCAACAACTACGGCGCGGCGTTTTACCTCAGCGGCCCCATCAAGACCGACAAGCTGGGCCTGACCCTGCGCGGCGGCCACTATCGCCGCCTGAGCGCCCACGGCAGCTACCCCGCCAACCAGGCGGAAGCCGACAGCGGCAACTACACCGGCAACATCGCCGCCTTCACCGGCCTGGGCGACAGCACGCAACAGAACGTGGGCGTGCGCCTGGCGCTCACGCCCAACCGCAACCACGACGTGCTCTTCGACGTGGACAGCAACTGGCAAACCTATGACAACGGCAACGAGGAACTGGGCACGCTGAACAGCAGCATCGCGCCCAAGCGCCAGGGCGGCGGCTATGAGCCCGAATTGAAGTTCAACCGCCAGCGTTATGCGCTGACGCACCTGGGCCGCTACAGCGGTTCGGTCAGTTCCGACACCAGCATTGTTTACGACACCACCGACACCATCGGCCGCACCAACCCCATGAACTGGCCGCGCCGCCCGGCCGACGGCGACAATCGCGACCTGGAATACGACAACTGGGTGTTCGACACCAAGTGGACGACGCCGCTGTACAACGAACGCCACAACCTGACTGTGGGCGGGCAGTGGCGCGAGCAGCATTTCAAGGACACGCTGGTGTCCGCGCCGCTGGACCAGCGCCAGTATCAATGGGCGTTGTTTGCTGAAGACGAATGGCGCATTGTCGACGACCTGGCGCTAACGGCCGGCGCCCGATACGACCGCAACGAGCAATTCGGCGGCAAGTGGAGCCCGCGCGGCTACCTGGTGTGGAACGCCACGCCGATGTGGACGGTCAAGGGCGGTGTCAGCAAGGGCTACAAGACGCCCGACATCAACCTGATGACGGACGGCATCATCGGCCTGGGCGCGCAGGGCACCAAGCCCTTGCTGGGCAACTCGCAACTGAAGCCGGAAAGCAGCACCGCGTCTGAATTGGGCCTGCTGTTTGACGATGGCGAGGGCCTGTCCGGCAACCTGACGGCGTTTCACACCAAGTTCAAGGACAAGATCGATAGCCAGAGCGTGCCCAATTGCCTGGCCGTGGGCGGCCCGGCGGCCGGATGCCTGGACTTGGGCGTGTGGGAACGCAACGGTATTCCCGTGGCCGACTTCTCGCAGCGCGTGAACGTCGATACCGCCACCATCCAGGGCTTTGAACTGGGCGGCCGCGTGCCGCTGGGCGGCGGCGTCTCGTTCAACGGCAACTACACGCTGACCGCCAGCGAAGTGACCTCGGGCGACAAGGAAGGCCAACCGCTGGGATCGCAACCGCGCCACGCCCTTAACCTGGGCCTGAACTGGCGTATCAACGACCAGTTCAACGTGTGGGCGCGCGGCGAATACCGCGCCAAGCAGTTCAACAACATGAACTGGGAAAAAGAGCAGGTGTTCTACGACCCGTACTGGCTGGCCAGCACGGGCGGCTCGTATACCGTCAACAAGAACGTGACCTTGTCGGCGTCGGTGTTCAACCTGTTCGACAAGAACTTCGTGAACTACGGCCCCACGAAGGTGGGCACCACCACTCCGGCCGCGAACGCCAACTGGACCAACTCTTACCGCCAGGTGCTGGAAGGCCGTCGCTTGTGGGTATCGGCGAACATCACGTTCTGA
- a CDS encoding response regulator transcription factor has translation MLYSQSAVARRILLIDDDVELAQMLQEYLEPNHCLLSLAHTGAHGLALLAQQDYDLILLDLMLPDGNGLDLLKQYRQRSRRPVIMFTAHGGETDRVLGLEFGADDYLAKPFSPRELKARMTAVLRRFEEMPETTRPNLTVGALSLDPATGRARLDTEDVPLTGAEQRILELLMRAPGQVVAREQIGLYALGRRPDRYDRSIDTHISALRKKLHLDQANGTLSIRNLRGLGYVLAGSV, from the coding sequence ATGCTTTATTCCCAATCAGCGGTAGCGCGCCGCATCCTGCTTATCGACGACGACGTCGAACTGGCGCAGATGCTGCAGGAATACCTGGAACCCAATCATTGCCTGCTCAGCCTGGCTCACACTGGCGCCCACGGGCTGGCGCTGTTGGCGCAGCAAGACTACGACCTGATCCTGCTGGACCTGATGCTGCCGGACGGCAATGGCCTGGACCTGCTCAAGCAATACCGGCAACGTTCGCGGCGCCCGGTCATCATGTTCACGGCGCACGGCGGTGAAACCGACCGCGTACTGGGGCTGGAGTTCGGCGCCGACGATTATCTGGCCAAACCCTTCAGCCCGCGCGAGCTCAAGGCGCGCATGACGGCGGTGCTGCGGCGTTTTGAAGAAATGCCGGAGACCACCCGGCCCAACCTGACGGTGGGCGCCTTGTCGCTCGACCCCGCCACCGGCCGCGCGCGGCTGGACACCGAAGACGTGCCGCTGACGGGCGCCGAGCAGCGCATCCTGGAACTGCTGATGCGCGCCCCTGGCCAGGTGGTGGCACGCGAACAGATTGGCCTGTATGCGCTGGGCCGCCGGCCTGACCGCTACGACCGCAGCATCGACACCCACATCAGCGCCTTGCGCAAAAAGCTGCATCTGGACCAGGCCAACGGCACGCTATCGATCCGCAACCTGCGCGGCCTGGGCTATGTGCTGGCGGGTTCGGTCTGA
- a CDS encoding ligand-gated channel protein produces the protein MSSNDLALGGRVLTSRTQLAAALCAAGLGMGPAAAWAQNASEAKTLETVVVTASGYEQQIQDAPASISVITREDLDKKFYRDVNDALLEVPGVIITGGGDRQDISLRGMGPQYTLILIDGKRQSSRETRTNSDSAGVEGGWTPPLAAIERIEVVRGPMSSLYGSDAMGGVINIITRKVPDEWGGEIRMDTTIQESNKSGDIYQGNFYLAGPIKNDLLGLQIYGQASQRDEDDIVNGFRKRNSDSVTAKLALTPNRDHDIVLEATTMRQKMQETLGKTVAPLAPGVACPRTGCPASGQNDYRSNKWALSHTGRWGWAVSDSYVQQEEFDNRSRQMKVKNLNLQTSWTMPLGSHMLTLGGTYLSQRLNDQTGNQLAGGPSKVDRYQWALFAEDEWRLTESFAVTTGLRMDEDENFGTHFSPRLYGVWHMADRWTLKGGVSTGFRAPDLRQTVAGWGQVSRGGNMYGNPDLTPEKSVTEEIGILYDDGEGFNAGLTLFNNDFKDKITRVACPLSQCTEGPNQFGSNPTTYMNVDKAVSRGVEASMKFPLARDWSLTSSYTFTKSEQKSGQYKGEPLNQLPKHLFTTTVNWQASDALEAWARVNYRGKESQPTTGASSSSVVAPSYTFVDMGASYAVNKTVSVYAGIYNLFDKQVTYDDYEYVEDGRRYWLGVGVKF, from the coding sequence ATGAGCAGCAACGATCTGGCCTTGGGCGGCCGTGTTTTGACATCGCGCACGCAGTTGGCGGCGGCACTTTGCGCAGCGGGTTTGGGCATGGGCCCAGCGGCGGCGTGGGCGCAAAACGCCAGCGAGGCCAAGACCCTGGAAACCGTCGTGGTAACGGCCAGCGGCTACGAACAGCAGATTCAGGATGCGCCCGCGTCCATCAGCGTGATCACCCGCGAAGACCTGGACAAGAAGTTCTACCGCGACGTGAATGACGCCTTGCTGGAAGTGCCGGGCGTCATCATCACCGGTGGCGGTGACCGCCAGGACATCAGCCTGCGTGGCATGGGCCCGCAATACACGCTGATCTTGATCGACGGCAAGCGCCAGAGCTCGCGCGAAACCCGCACCAACTCGGATTCCGCCGGGGTGGAAGGCGGTTGGACGCCGCCGCTGGCCGCCATCGAGCGCATCGAAGTGGTGCGCGGCCCGATGTCGTCGCTGTATGGCTCCGACGCCATGGGCGGGGTGATCAACATCATCACCCGCAAGGTGCCCGATGAATGGGGCGGCGAGATCCGCATGGACACGACCATTCAGGAAAGCAATAAATCGGGCGACATCTACCAGGGCAACTTCTACCTGGCGGGTCCCATCAAGAACGATTTGCTGGGTTTGCAGATCTACGGCCAGGCCTCGCAACGCGACGAAGACGACATCGTCAACGGCTTTCGCAAGCGCAATTCGGACAGCGTCACGGCCAAGCTGGCGCTGACGCCCAACCGCGATCACGACATCGTGCTGGAAGCCACCACGATGCGCCAGAAAATGCAGGAAACGCTGGGCAAGACGGTGGCCCCGCTGGCGCCGGGCGTGGCGTGCCCACGCACCGGTTGCCCGGCGTCGGGCCAGAACGACTATCGCAGCAACAAGTGGGCGCTGTCGCACACCGGGCGCTGGGGCTGGGCCGTGTCGGACAGCTATGTGCAGCAGGAAGAATTCGACAACCGCTCGCGCCAGATGAAGGTCAAGAACCTGAATCTGCAAACAAGCTGGACCATGCCGCTGGGCTCGCACATGCTGACCTTGGGCGGCACCTACCTGAGCCAGCGCCTGAACGACCAGACCGGTAACCAACTGGCCGGCGGCCCCAGCAAGGTCGACCGCTATCAGTGGGCCTTGTTTGCCGAAGACGAATGGCGCCTGACCGAATCGTTTGCCGTCACGACCGGCCTGCGCATGGACGAAGACGAAAACTTCGGCACCCATTTCAGCCCGCGCCTGTATGGCGTGTGGCACATGGCTGACCGCTGGACCTTGAAGGGCGGCGTGTCCACGGGTTTCCGTGCACCCGACCTGCGCCAGACGGTGGCGGGCTGGGGCCAGGTCAGCCGGGGCGGCAACATGTACGGCAACCCCGACCTGACGCCCGAGAAGTCGGTCACCGAGGAAATCGGCATCCTGTATGACGATGGCGAAGGCTTCAATGCCGGCCTGACCCTGTTCAACAATGACTTCAAGGACAAGATCACCCGCGTGGCTTGCCCCTTGTCGCAATGCACGGAAGGCCCTAATCAGTTCGGCTCCAACCCCACCACCTACATGAACGTGGACAAGGCCGTGTCGCGCGGCGTCGAAGCCAGCATGAAGTTCCCGTTGGCGCGGGATTGGTCTTTGACCAGCAGCTACACGTTCACCAAGTCGGAACAGAAATCGGGCCAGTACAAGGGTGAGCCGCTGAACCAACTGCCCAAGCATTTGTTCACCACCACGGTGAACTGGCAGGCGTCCGATGCGCTGGAAGCCTGGGCGCGCGTGAACTACCGCGGCAAGGAAAGCCAGCCGACCACGGGCGCGTCGTCGTCATCCGTGGTGGCGCCGTCCTATACCTTCGTGGACATGGGCGCGTCGTACGCGGTGAACAAGACCGTGTCGGTGTATGCCGGCATCTACAACCTGTTCGACAAGCAGGTCACGTATGACGATTACGAGTACGTGGAAGACGGCCGCCGTTACTGGCTGGGCGTGGGCGTGAAATTCTGA